A genomic stretch from Lathyrus oleraceus cultivar Zhongwan6 chromosome 2, CAAS_Psat_ZW6_1.0, whole genome shotgun sequence includes:
- the LOC127122272 gene encoding uncharacterized protein LOC127122272, whose protein sequence is MGSNQKSTYSFKFRDPNLGLIKGLISDLKKIRRNNFCVEYGGMLTIMNTEVDAWAIFTFAQLNDPPLRCFTFQDFQLAPTLEEFSRIADIGIKDAVPYTGLGEFPTHQQIGSSIHLYKAEVKANLGPKGDTLGFILKFLVGKASDFKSKEDWVTFNALLALILYGIVLFPNIDDFVDMTAIRIFLLKNPIPTLLADVYHSIHWRNEKNGGMIQCCTPLLYKWFLSHLPSERPFVQNKDNLKWS, encoded by the coding sequence ATGGGTAGCAATCAAAAAAGTACTTATTCATTCAAGTTCAGGGATCCAAATCTAGGATTGATTAAGGGGTTGATCTCAGATTTGAAAAAAATCAGAAggaacaacttttgtgttgagtATGGTGGCATGTTGACTATCATGAACACTGAGGTGGATGCTTGGGCCATTTTCACTTTTGCACAACTCAATGATCCTCCCTTACGGTGTTTCACATTCCAGGACTTCCAGTTGGCGCCAACACTGGAAGAGTTCTCACGTATAGCAGACATTGGTATCAAGGATGCAGTCCCTTACACCGGTCTAGGGGAATTTCCTACACATCAACAAATAGGTTCATCTATACATCTATATAAAGCGGAAGTGAAAGCTAATCTTGGACCAAAAGGAGACACTTTGGGCTTCATTTTGAAGTTCTTAGTGGGAAAAGCTTCAGATTTCAAAAGTAAAGAAGATTGGGTCACTTTCAATGCTTTGTTAGCCTTGATactctatgggattgtcttgttcccgaacATTGATGACTTCGTGGACATGACTGCTATACGCATTTTCTTGCTCAAGAATCCCATTCCCACCTTGCTTGCAGATGTTTATCACTCTATCCATTGGAGAAATGAGAAGAATGGGGGGATGATCCAGTGTTGCACTCCTTTACTGTATAAATGGTTCTTATCTCACTTACCAAGCGAAAGGCCTTTTGTTCAGAACAAGGATAACCTCAAGTGGTCTTAA
- the LOC127122273 gene encoding uncharacterized protein LOC127122273 produces the protein MDVVREEQAAFREEMDSVKSKIEQIFEAIQALARREEEARVAAAAMNDALVQGVTLQSGPSVPVPNPVIYGLPPGFVPPPERTHVPPPAHTSGVADGAAAQGPPIVNQVVIPHTGEELQDEFEMQNYNGASPMVIPTVAQDSKAILMCRALAEKLRILEGHNSTRLSALEMCLVLDVVIPPKFKAPEFEKYKGLTCPNIHLKMYCIKMAAYAKDDKLMIHCFQDSLTGASLDWYMQLECSNIHTWDELAEAFAKQYKYNTDMAPNRTQLQSMAQEDNESFKEYAQRWR, from the coding sequence ATGGATGTAGTTCGAGAAGAACAAGCTGCCTTCAGAGAGGAGATGGACTCTGTCAAAAGCAAGATTGAGCAGATCTTTGAGGCTATACAAGCTCTGGCTAGAAGGGAAGAAGAGGCTCGTGTTGCCGCTGCTGCAATGAACGATGCTCTAGTTCAAGGGGTTACTCTTCAGTCAGGACCTTCAGTTCCCGTTCCAAATCCCGTTATCTATGGTCTTCCTCCAGGTTTTGTTCCACCGCCTGAAAGAACTCATGTGCCTCCACCTGCGCATACTTCTGGGGTAGCTGATGGAGCCGCTGCGCAAGGACCTCCGATAGTCAATCAAGTAGTCATTCCTCACACTGGTGAGGAGCTCCAGGATGAGTTTGAAATGCAGAATTATAATGGAGCTTCTCCAATGGTTATCCCTACTGTTGCCCAAGATTCTAAGGCTATCTTGATGTGTCGTGCTCTGGCCGAAAAGCTAAGAATCTTGGAAGGACATAACTCAACCCGATTAAGTGCCTTGGAGATGTGTCTGGTCCTAGACGTGGTGATTCCTCCAAAATTCAAAGCgcctgaatttgaaaaatacaaaggtCTCACCTGTCCTAACATACACTTGAAAATGTATTGCATAAAAATGGCTGCCTATGCCAAAGATGATAAACTCATGATCCATTGCTTTCAGGATAGTCTaactggggcatctttggattggtacatgcaGTTAGAATGTAGCAACATCCATACTTGGGATGAGTTAGCTGAAGCATTTgcaaagcaatacaaatataatactGACATGGCACCAAACCGTACTCAACTTCAGAGTATGGCCCAGGAAGACAATGAGTCTTTCAAAGAATATGCGCAACGCTGGAGATAA